Proteins from a single region of Candidatus Aminicenantes bacterium:
- a CDS encoding acyl-CoA thioesterase gives MPGRYTETRFAVDDSECDPFGLINFNRYVEWVNITKHKFFDHNGVSIGEMESAGVNLVTVNFTLRCLSPCRRGDAVVVRATAERLTPGSIYLAYTGRNSGSNETIFRADTIMYPLDTRGAAITFSPVLLQKLQPLVSP, from the coding sequence ATGCCCGGACGCTACACGGAAACCCGCTTCGCCGTTGACGACAGCGAGTGCGATCCCTTCGGATTGATCAACTTCAACCGCTACGTGGAGTGGGTTAACATCACCAAGCACAAGTTCTTTGACCACAACGGGGTGTCGATCGGGGAAATGGAAAGCGCTGGTGTGAACCTGGTAACGGTCAACTTCACCCTGCGATGCCTTTCACCCTGCCGCCGGGGAGACGCCGTGGTGGTCCGGGCCACGGCCGAACGCCTGACCCCGGGGTCGATCTACCTCGCCTATACAGGGCGCAATTCAGGAAGCAACGAAACGATTTTCCGAGCCGACACCATCATGTATCCCCTGGATACCCGGGGCGCGGCCATCACCTTTTCCCCCGTATTGCTGCAAAAGCTGCAACCACTTGTCAGCCCGTAA
- a CDS encoding right-handed parallel beta-helix repeat-containing protein, translating to MHKGGRALTLGLLLLFLFASCQPGNPENGNDPGDDSNPQQGETYGIPAETAPPADEQYIDEGIFISPSGSDDNGSGTREAPYRTIQHVLDNVAVAGDTLILRGGIYNEAVRIRQPRITIRSKHDEWARIICPVEDRDNYDVVVAFDVDSSGGRLQRLAVAGGYYYGISFETRWDWGEADRGGASDILVENCIIHHTGRDCIKIKPGCDDIVIRNCEIFHSGFRDDGNAEGIDNVNGDRTLIVDCRIHDTATNGIYLKGGATACVVNRCLVENCGAGGILLGFDTSPEYFDTTVNPRYYENINGTVKNCVVRNTHYAGIGLFAARNARVLNNTIIDSAKSGQHSPIYFGITLQDWDTDINGRPASINPAIKNNIVWQSPELSAALVEIRTFYHDSLGRLDGLEGPVDMNANCYWGGSARFEDNRPGMEFSGNLAGWRSHMAAEILSFMADPGLANGFNLSHTSPCIDAGLPLSTVKTDYFRNLRIPPHDIGAVEYTP from the coding sequence ATGCATAAAGGTGGCCGGGCTTTGACATTGGGACTTCTGCTTCTCTTTCTATTCGCATCCTGTCAACCGGGAAACCCGGAAAACGGAAATGATCCCGGCGACGACAGCAACCCCCAACAGGGGGAAACTTACGGCATCCCCGCCGAAACCGCTCCTCCCGCGGATGAGCAATACATTGATGAGGGCATCTTTATCTCCCCTTCCGGCAGCGACGACAACGGCAGCGGCACCCGGGAAGCGCCGTACCGCACCATTCAACACGTGCTGGACAACGTGGCCGTTGCGGGAGATACCCTGATCCTGCGCGGCGGCATATACAATGAAGCCGTGCGCATCCGTCAACCGCGCATCACCATCCGTTCCAAACATGACGAATGGGCGCGCATCATCTGCCCCGTAGAGGATAGAGACAATTATGACGTGGTAGTTGCGTTCGACGTCGATTCCTCGGGAGGCCGCCTCCAGCGCCTGGCCGTGGCCGGGGGATATTACTACGGGATTTCCTTTGAAACCAGGTGGGACTGGGGAGAGGCGGACCGCGGCGGAGCATCGGATATCCTGGTGGAAAACTGTATCATCCACCACACGGGCCGGGATTGCATCAAGATCAAGCCCGGTTGCGACGACATTGTGATCCGAAACTGTGAAATTTTTCATTCCGGATTCCGGGATGACGGCAACGCCGAAGGCATCGACAACGTGAATGGAGACCGCACGCTTATTGTTGATTGCCGGATCCACGATACCGCCACCAACGGGATTTACCTGAAAGGGGGCGCCACGGCATGCGTGGTTAACCGCTGCCTGGTTGAAAACTGCGGTGCGGGGGGCATCCTGCTGGGGTTTGACACCAGCCCCGAATACTTCGACACCACGGTCAATCCCCGCTACTACGAAAACATCAACGGCACGGTGAAGAACTGCGTGGTACGCAACACCCATTACGCGGGCATCGGGCTATTCGCCGCGCGCAATGCCCGTGTCTTAAACAACACCATTATCGATTCCGCCAAGTCGGGTCAACACAGCCCCATTTACTTCGGCATTACACTACAGGACTGGGACACGGACATCAACGGCCGGCCGGCATCCATAAACCCGGCTATTAAAAACAACATCGTGTGGCAATCCCCGGAACTGTCAGCCGCCCTGGTGGAGATCCGCACTTTTTACCACGACTCGCTCGGCAGGCTAGATGGCCTGGAAGGGCCCGTGGACATGAATGCAAACTGTTACTGGGGTGGTTCGGCACGTTTCGAGGACAACCGCCCGGGAATGGAATTTTCCGGTAACCTGGCCGGGTGGCGCAGCCACATGGCCGCCGAAATCCTGTCTTTCATGGCCGACCCCGGCCTCGCCAACGGTTTTAATTTGTCCCATACCAGCCCCTGCATCGATGCCGGCTTGCCCCTCAGCACCGTCAAGACTGATTACTTTCGCAACCTGCGAATCCCGCCCCATGACATTGGTGCCGTGGAATACACGCCCTGA